The Nostoc sp. 'Lobaria pulmonaria (5183) cyanobiont' DNA window ACTGTGGAATTTCCTAGCAATGGCGATGAGATACCGCCAAATCAAGAACTGCTGGAATCTATTAGAGAACAAGCGATCGCATTTTGTCCAGAATTAGCTACAGCAACTATTCTCCGCACCTGGTCAGGGTTACGTCCCCGCCCTGAAGGACGCCCCGCCCCAGTTATTGGTAAGTTGCCAGGGTTTAGTAACGTCCTGCTAGCTACCGGACACTATCGCAACGGCGTTTTACTAGCACCCGCTACAGCTTATGCGATTCGTGAGATGATTATTTCTCAGGGAATGGGGGGATGAGGGAAGGCAGAAAAGCAGAAAAGCAGACGAGCAGAGGAGCAGGAGAGAATAATAATTCCTGACAAATGACAAATCACAAATGACCAATGACAAATGACAAATGACAAATGCCCAATATAGGAAAATAGCGTGTCAATAACAGAACATAAAATCAATGTAGATTCACTGGAATGGTTTTATCGGGAATCTTTACCAATCGGCAGAAGTGACTTAGCGCCTGTGTTGTTGCTACACGGCTTAGTTTCACAAAGTTACAGTTGGCGTCATATTATACCTGCCTTGGCGAAGCAGGGGACAAGAGCGATCGCTCCCGATTGGATTGGTTACGGCTTTTCTGCCAAACCAGAAAAACGAGATTTTGCTTACACTCCCGATGCTTTTATCACAGCTTTAGAAGGATTTATTAAAGCCCTAGAACTTGAACATTTTTCTTTAGTTGTCCAAGGTTTTTTAGGTTCTGTAGGACTACAATATGCTTTGCGTCATCCAGAACAAATTGCTAATTTAGCTATTTTAAATACACCAATTTCAACTGCTGCCAAATTACCCTGGAAAATTAAACAAATGGGTTTACCCTTAGCAGGTGAAGTAATGACCCAAGATCCCTTATTAGTCGATCGGACACTAGAAGGTGGAAGCCGTTATCGCATAGGAGATAAGGATTTAGATGTTTATCGAAAACCATTTTTGACCGCTTCTACATCTGGTCGAAGTCTCTTAGCAAGTATTCGCAATCTACAGCTTGATTCAGCCATGACAGAAATACAAACTGGCTTTAAAGAATGGCAACAACCAATTCTGATTCAATGGGGTATGATTGACCCCTGGCTACCTGTAGACATTGCCGAAAACTTTGCCAAATCCGTACCAAATACCGAATTAATAAAACTTAATAACGTCGGACATTATCCTCAAGAACACTACCACGAGGCGATTTTGCAAGACCTTTTACCCTTTGTGCGTCGTAAAGATGTTCATTGACAATATAGCTCTGGTAAAAATCGATATTATAAAAATGAATGTCAAAATTTAGGAATCAGAATTCAGAATCAATTAGTCAAGGATTCCAAATCACTACTAAATGGAAGATGAAGTGGCTAAATTGAAATATTCTTTATTATTAAGACTCCATCCTTTCATGGTTGGAGGATTATGAATTCTGACTTCTTTTTATTACCATTAAAAATGGATTGCAACCACAAGTAAAGGAGATTATGATTCATGGCTTATTCATGGTTTAAAGCCTTTCATATTGTCGGATTTGTAGTTTGGTTCGCTGGTTTATTCTACCTAGTACGTCTTTTTATCTATCACGTTGAAGCTAACCTTGAACCGGAACCAGCAAGAACGATACTGAAAAATCAGTATCAAATTATGGAAAAGCGCCTTTACTATATCATCACTAACCCAGGAATGTTCGTGACGATCGCAATGGCTATCGGTTTAGTAAGCACTGAACCGGATGTTTTAAAAGAGGGTTGGTTGCATATCAAACTGCTGTTTGTGGCTATTTTAATTGGCTATCATCATTACTGCGCTCGGCTGATGAAGAAATTAGCAGTAGATGAATGTGGCTGGAATAGTCAGCAATTACGTGCTTTAAATGAAGCACCTACAGTTATGTTAGTAGCGATCGTTTTGCTGGCTGTGTTTAAGAATAATTTACCTACAGATATCGCTGCTTGGGCTATTTTCGCCATGATTATTTTGATGGCAGTCACTATTCAACTTTACGCCAAAAAACGCAGGCAAGATAAAGAGAAGCTGACGGCACAGATCGGGCAACCACAAGAACAAGGTTAGACAAAGTAAGGTAGCACAGCTATGCTACCTTCCTAAATCTTGCATCACAACAACAAATGCTACCAATTAACCATTACCTCATCTGGAAATGTTTACAGTAAATCATCCCCAGGAATTACGGTAGTGTAAAAAGTATATTTGCGATTAGCGACATAACGGCGGTCTTGTTTAACAATCGTCATAAACTCTCTATGTCCCTCACGAGTACGTCCTACTAAACAACCCGCACTAGCAAGGCGAATATCATTCCTGGGGAAATCAAAGCCGCAGTGTTGATTCACACAAAAATCATCACCTGTATCAAGTTTGTCGCCAGTCCGTTTAAAATCTTGGTTGAAATCTCTACAAACGGTGATATCTCCAACTTGTACTAATGCTTCGTGAGGCTCTGCGGTGCCGTGGATACCAATGGCCCAAGCTTTGTATTGTCCAAACTGAATCCTAGCTGCTCCTTTGGGATTCATCGGATTATAAGTGTAGTACCTCCCTGGTTCTGTAGTAGCTTCCCAGTGATCGACGATTTTGGGAATACCATTTACGACTTCAATCACAATCCGGCGATCGTTAAATTGATTGGGCGTGTCACTGTTGAGAGTCCAGTCTGCATCTATGCCCTCTACATAAACAATGTTGTATTCTTTGGGATTGGTAAATACCTGATAACCTTTGGCTAGCATATATTTCACAATCTTACTAGGGATGTCATTGCCTAGTTTTAAAGGGGGTTTAGGAAGATCATCTATTTTGGTTTCAATTAGTTTTTTGGCTGTGACTGCTCCTAAAAAGCCACTCTCTTCAGTCTTTGTTAATTCTTGAAATTTTTTGAGAGATATGACAGAAACAGGGCCAAATTTCCCATCGGCTGGAGGTTCTAGCAAACCTAAGTTGATTAACAATATCTGA harbors:
- a CDS encoding alpha/beta fold hydrolase, which translates into the protein MSITEHKINVDSLEWFYRESLPIGRSDLAPVLLLHGLVSQSYSWRHIIPALAKQGTRAIAPDWIGYGFSAKPEKRDFAYTPDAFITALEGFIKALELEHFSLVVQGFLGSVGLQYALRHPEQIANLAILNTPISTAAKLPWKIKQMGLPLAGEVMTQDPLLVDRTLEGGSRYRIGDKDLDVYRKPFLTASTSGRSLLASIRNLQLDSAMTEIQTGFKEWQQPILIQWGMIDPWLPVDIAENFAKSVPNTELIKLNNVGHYPQEHYHEAILQDLLPFVRRKDVH
- the hemJ gene encoding protoporphyrinogen oxidase HemJ, which codes for MAYSWFKAFHIVGFVVWFAGLFYLVRLFIYHVEANLEPEPARTILKNQYQIMEKRLYYIITNPGMFVTIAMAIGLVSTEPDVLKEGWLHIKLLFVAILIGYHHYCARLMKKLAVDECGWNSQQLRALNEAPTVMLVAIVLLAVFKNNLPTDIAAWAIFAMIILMAVTIQLYAKKRRQDKEKLTAQIGQPQEQG
- a CDS encoding peptidoglycan-binding domain-containing protein; this translates as MKLQDFLGKDEKWSFDAIAEDADLARQIQILLINLGLLEPPADGKFGPVSVISLKKFQELTKTEESGFLGAVTAKKLIETKIDDLPKPPLKLGNDIPSKIVKYMLAKGYQVFTNPKEYNIVYVEGIDADWTLNSDTPNQFNDRRIVIEVVNGIPKIVDHWEATTEPGRYYTYNPMNPKGAARIQFGQYKAWAIGIHGTAEPHEALVQVGDITVCRDFNQDFKRTGDKLDTGDDFCVNQHCGFDFPRNDIRLASAGCLVGRTREGHREFMTIVKQDRRYVANRKYTFYTTVIPGDDLL